One Danio aesculapii chromosome 13, fDanAes4.1, whole genome shotgun sequence DNA window includes the following coding sequences:
- the mtres1 gene encoding mitochondrial transcription rescue factor 1: protein MQSLSVQALALRQLGRLNSLQLLTPCHGSGLSVWCPRMLHARQLWGSATPQTHRTAMGPKSWDARQSWTLHQIRLKSTRKKGKQKVVHQEEDDAEASDYEDEFPDDPGLPNNYKDHEKAIQSLRFDLVLKSGLDIARHSVEDSFYSLKLRLNGQKLSKKGKMVKVGDTLDQILSDDNERDTILLKRVILKKVVSETQDGQKLKVILRSWKNLQLPRKDVYKD from the exons ATGCAGAGTCTGTCGGTGCAGGCCCTGGCCCTGCGGCAGCTGGGCAGACTGAACTCCCTGCAGCTGCTCACACCTTGCCACGGCTCTGGCCTCAGCGTGTGGTGCCCACGGATGTTACACGCTCGTCAGCTGTGGGGTTCAGCCACTCCCCAAACACACCGGACAGCAATGGGACCAAAATCATGGGATGCTCGGCAGAGCTGGACTCTCCATCAGATCCGACTCAAGAGCACAAGAAAGAAAGGGAAACAAAAAGTAGTGCACCAGGAAGAGGACGATGCAGAGGCTAGCGATTATGAGGACGAGTTTCCAGATGACCCAGGCCTGCCAAATAACTACAAAGACCACGAGAAAGCCATCCAGTCTTTACGTTTTGATCTGGTTTTGAAGTCTGGATTGGACATTGCAAGACA TAGTGTTGAGGATTCTTTCTATAGCCTCAAATTGAGACTGAACGGTCAGAAACTGTCAAAGAAGGGCAAAATG GTTAAGGTGGGGGATACTCTGGATCAGATCCTCAGTGACGACAACGAAAGGGACACAATCTTGCTGAAGAGGGTGATCTTAAAAAAGGTGGTATCAGAGACGCAAGATGGCCAAAAGCTGAAAGTAATTTTAAGAAGCTGGAAAAATCTACAACTTCCCAGAAAGGATGTTTATAAAGACTGA